From the Jatrophihabitans endophyticus genome, one window contains:
- a CDS encoding CBU_0592 family membrane protein, with protein sequence MYDTVQIVGSLLILGAFVAALLGRVAQSGYGYLAVNAAGSAVLTVTAVISREWGFILLEGVWALVSLYSLVRKAAGRPVAGAH encoded by the coding sequence ATGTACGACACCGTCCAGATCGTCGGCTCGCTGCTCATCCTCGGCGCCTTCGTCGCCGCTCTGCTCGGCCGGGTGGCGCAGTCCGGCTACGGCTACCTCGCCGTCAACGCGGCGGGATCGGCGGTGTTGACGGTGACCGCCGTGATCAGCCGCGAGTGGGGCTTCATCCTCCTCGAGGGCGTGTGGGCCCTGGTGTCGCTGTACTCGCTGGTCCGTAAGGCGGCCGGACGTCCGGTCGCCGGCGCTCACTGA
- a CDS encoding MarR family winged helix-turn-helix transcriptional regulator has translation MTRQTPIEVGQLYFELFHRIRRLVDHEMSEAGLSLSRTKVLGVLAEQGPVKQAAVATCLGFAPRSVTDTLDALEREGLATRSPDPRDRRAWLVEITPAGAVALERAVAVKKKAMTTIFGGLNRAEREQLATLLAGISARLDSHLEAAHDK, from the coding sequence ATGACGCGGCAGACACCGATCGAGGTGGGTCAGCTCTACTTCGAGCTGTTCCACCGGATCCGTCGCCTCGTCGACCACGAGATGAGCGAGGCGGGGCTGTCGCTGTCGCGGACCAAGGTGCTCGGCGTGCTCGCCGAGCAGGGTCCGGTCAAGCAGGCGGCGGTGGCGACCTGCCTCGGCTTCGCGCCCCGTTCGGTGACCGACACCCTCGACGCCCTGGAGCGCGAGGGCCTGGCCACCCGCAGCCCCGACCCACGTGACCGGCGAGCCTGGCTCGTCGAGATCACGCCGGCCGGTGCCGTCGCCCTCGAACGCGCGGTCGCGGTGAAGAAGAAGGCAATGACCACGATCTTCGGCGGGCTGAACCGTGCCGAACGCGAGCAGCTCGCCACGCTGCTCGCCGGCATCTCCGCCCGGCTCGACTCTCACCTGGAAGCAGCACATGACAAGTAG
- a CDS encoding DoxX family protein: MRQARAVAVGLAVLLVTTGVLHFVAPDGFERIVPRFLGAPRFWVASSGVAELGCAAGLLYQATMRSAGWACVALFVAVFPANIAMAVNALHGDGSVVVALARLPLQVPLVVLAAFVGRHARRRS; this comes from the coding sequence GTGCGACAGGCGCGCGCGGTGGCGGTGGGTCTCGCCGTGCTGCTCGTGACGACGGGCGTGCTGCACTTCGTGGCACCGGACGGCTTCGAGCGGATCGTGCCGCGCTTTCTCGGAGCGCCGCGCTTCTGGGTGGCGAGCAGCGGCGTCGCCGAGCTCGGGTGCGCCGCCGGGCTGCTGTACCAGGCCACCATGCGGTCGGCCGGGTGGGCCTGCGTGGCGCTCTTCGTGGCCGTCTTCCCCGCCAACATCGCCATGGCGGTGAACGCGCTGCACGGTGACGGCAGCGTCGTCGTCGCCCTGGCCCGGCTGCCACTGCAGGTGCCGCTCGTCGTGCTGGCCGCGTTCGTCGGCCGGCACGCCCGCCGCCGGAGCTGA
- a CDS encoding MFS transporter, whose amino-acid sequence MTSSPTLADRKAADARRPDHRWLILVVVSIAQLMVVLDATVVNIALPSAQADLGFADGQRQWIVTAYALAFGSLLLFGGRVGDMFGRKRVFLGGLVAFALASAIGGAAPSFGVLVTARALQGVAGAMLAPAALSTLVTTFREPHERGRAFGVFGTVAVGGGAVGLILGGILTEYLSWRWVMYVNVLFAAAAGIGAVVYMVHERPAVRARIDVVGTVLASAGLFGLVFGFSHAESAGWTSGVTVASLVLGVVLLVGFAFAEQHVGTPLLPLRVVADRSRAVAFAAVAVAGLAMFGLFLFLTYYLQQVKGFSPVMSGLAFLPMIGCVMISSNLSNIVTLPRFGPRVVITIGMVVGSLALLYLSRLDVSSSYAAGVLPSLIFMGFAMGMVMAPSMNTATAGVQPQDSGVASALVSTMQQVGGSIGTAVLSTIVASVTTSYADTHRSLGAAVAAQAQTHGYTVAFAISAGTFAAGAIMGVLLFPSKRRLAELRAVTADAAHRATATSEPVAVGAER is encoded by the coding sequence ATGACAAGTAGCCCCACCCTGGCCGACCGCAAGGCGGCCGACGCCCGACGTCCCGACCATCGCTGGTTGATCCTGGTCGTCGTCTCCATCGCGCAACTGATGGTGGTTCTCGACGCGACGGTGGTGAACATCGCGCTGCCGTCCGCGCAGGCCGATCTCGGTTTCGCCGACGGGCAGCGGCAGTGGATCGTCACCGCCTACGCCCTGGCCTTCGGCAGCCTGCTGCTCTTCGGCGGCCGGGTCGGCGACATGTTCGGCCGCAAACGGGTCTTCCTCGGCGGCCTGGTCGCGTTCGCGCTGGCCTCGGCGATCGGGGGAGCCGCGCCGTCGTTCGGCGTCCTCGTCACGGCCCGCGCTTTGCAGGGCGTCGCGGGCGCGATGCTCGCTCCCGCCGCGCTGTCCACTCTCGTCACGACCTTCCGCGAGCCCCACGAGCGGGGCCGGGCCTTCGGCGTCTTCGGCACCGTGGCCGTCGGCGGAGGCGCGGTCGGCCTGATCCTCGGCGGCATCCTGACCGAGTACCTCTCGTGGCGCTGGGTCATGTACGTCAACGTGCTGTTCGCCGCAGCGGCCGGCATCGGCGCCGTCGTCTACATGGTCCACGAGCGGCCCGCGGTCCGCGCCCGTATCGACGTGGTCGGCACCGTCCTCGCGTCCGCCGGCCTGTTCGGCCTCGTCTTCGGGTTCTCGCACGCCGAGAGCGCCGGCTGGACGTCGGGCGTCACCGTCGCCTCACTCGTCCTCGGCGTGGTGCTGCTGGTGGGCTTCGCGTTCGCCGAGCAGCACGTCGGTACCCCGCTGCTGCCGCTGCGGGTGGTCGCCGACCGCTCCCGTGCGGTCGCGTTCGCGGCGGTCGCCGTCGCCGGTCTGGCGATGTTCGGACTGTTCCTCTTCCTCACCTACTACCTGCAGCAGGTCAAGGGCTTCAGCCCGGTGATGTCCGGTCTCGCGTTCCTGCCGATGATCGGCTGCGTGATGATCAGCTCCAACCTGTCCAACATCGTCACGCTGCCGCGCTTCGGGCCGCGGGTCGTCATCACGATCGGCATGGTCGTCGGCTCGCTCGCGCTGCTCTACCTGAGCCGGTTGGACGTGAGCTCGAGCTACGCCGCCGGCGTCCTGCCGTCGCTCATCTTCATGGGCTTCGCCATGGGCATGGTGATGGCCCCGTCCATGAACACGGCCACCGCCGGTGTCCAGCCGCAGGACTCCGGTGTCGCGTCCGCGCTCGTCAGCACCATGCAGCAGGTCGGCGGCTCCATCGGCACCGCGGTGCTGAGCACGATCGTCGCCTCGGTGACGACGAGCTACGCCGACACGCACCGGTCGCTGGGCGCGGCGGTGGCTGCGCAGGCACAGACGCACGGCTACACCGTCGCGTTCGCGATCAGCGCCGGGACGTTCGCGGCCGGGGCGATCATGGGCGTGCTGCTCTTCCCGTCCAAGCGGCGGCTGGCCGAGCTGCGGGCCGTCACCGCGGACGCCGCGCACCGCGCGACCGCGACCTCCGAGCCGGTGGCCGTCGGCGCCGAGCGCTGA